Genomic segment of Candidatus Thermoplasmatota archaeon:
CCGAGGATAGTCAGCAAATACAGAGCGCTGATGCCGTTACCGGGATAGGGCGGGTACTTGAGCTGGGTCCAATTCTTCTCCGAATGATAGTAAGCCTCGTGCGGGTTCTTCTTGAAGAACCTGTCGAGGAAGAAGTCCGCGCCCTTCAGGAGCTCTCTTCTACGGCGGTACTCGCTGCCCCGGGCAAGACCGCGAACAACCATCATGGTTGTCCAGATGCAGCTCGGGACATCCCTGAATCCTCGCGGGTCGGACTTTGGAGTGTCGCCGTTACGCACCAGTTGCATGAAATCGTTCACCTTCATGTGCCTGTACTCTGGCAAGTACTTGACATCTTCAAGGTACGGAATCACCCAACCACCGTCATGCCTCTGGATGCTCAGAAGCCAGTCAGCCAGTTTCTTCACTCTGGGGTCGTCCTCCATTCCATAGATGAGGAGGTTCCTCAAGGCGTATCCGTTGTAGTGGGGGAGCGGAAAGAGGTCGTGTTTTGGACCCAGGATGTACCCTTCCTTCTTCTGCCAGCTGAGGATCTTCTCGAGGGCAGCGGAGATGTGACCTTCACTCCTGCTCGTATAGCAGTCCTCCAGCAATTGGAGGTTCCTGAGCATTGTGATGTATGTCCATCCAACCGGAGGACCGGGGCCAGCATCCTCCTCTGCTTTTCTGGCTTTGGATATCGGCCAGGTCCCGTCCTCCCGCTGAGTCCTAAGGAGTCTCACCTTCGGTGGGTACGTCCGGCACTCAGCGCCGATTCTCTGCACGAGTGGGTCACGTTCATCCTTGCCGAGCGTGTCCACCAACAACCAGTACTTGACTGGCGGGACAGACACCTGCAGCAGTTTCCTGGCAGATTCCTGAACCACTCTGTCTATCTCGGAAAGCAGCATGAACGACAGCGGTGATTGTCTCAGCAGGGGTTATTCTTTGCTTAGCAGTTTCAGTCGATTCGTCTGAATCTGTCCTCAGACACAGGGCTGACCAGCTGGGAAATCTCTCCGTCTCAATCCTTCTTGGGGGACAATGTGATGCCCCTCTGTCCGTGGTAGTTCCCCGACCGTTCTTTGTAGCTTTTTTTCGGGGGCGAGCGCAACTCCTCGAACACTACCTGTGCAAACCTCTCGCCAATCGGGACCTCCACCTCGTCCTTCGAGGCGTTGTATGCGGAAAAAGTCAGGTTACCATTGAATCCAGCATCGATTCTACCAAAAGAAGACAATATGCCCTTGCGGACCCAAGTGGTCCTGATCCAAATCTCGGCCACCAGAGTGAGCGGCAGAACGAGGTATTCCTTGGTGCCGATGACGAACCATGAGTCCCCCGGAACCCTGACGGTCCCGTCCTTGAACCTCTTGTCGATGGAGGGTATCCATATCTCCTCGATTGTCACATCATAGCCATTCGGCGTGAGGTTCTTCTCTGTGTATCCCTCAATCTTGAGATCGCCGTCAGAAAGCATGGCTAGGATATCTGTGTCTGAGAGGACTGCCATCGCACCTACACCTTCTTGCGCCCCTTCTTGGACTCAGCGACAGGCGTGCGCTTCGCCTCCTCCTCTTCCTGGCGCTTGATCTCCTCAGCGACCTGCTCCGCCAGCAATTTGAATCTGGTGAAAGCGGCCTCCCATCTCTCCTCCAGCTCGACCTTGAACGCGTCAGAAAGCGCCTCTGGCCCGGTCAGCTCAATCGAACGGAATCCCTTGCTCTCGAGGAGGTCGTTCACGGGTTGCACGGATCTCGATATCCTCTCCCATTTGAACAGCTGGTCTATCCCTTCGAGTTCCTTCACCAGCTCCCCGAGGAACTCAGTTCCCAGCTTCGCAAGCAGCCGCGTATAGAGGTCCTTGAGCTCATATGCCGAGCCAATCGCCGCCTTCCGCATCGACTCCGCGTATCTGTCCAGCTCCTCGTCCTTCAGTTGCGCAAGCCTCTTGGGGGATGATGCCATTGAGTCCTTGACCTCTGCCATGATTGCAGGCTCAAGGTCGGTCTCCACCCCCCTGATGATTACGATTCCATGCCTCGCAAGCGCAGCCTTTGCCTCTGTGAGGTCTTTCAGTAGTACAGGATCGAGCGAGTAGGACATCCGGGCCATCTTCGACTCATACCTCTGTGAAAGCCGCGACGGTCTTCTTGTCAAGCACCTTTATGAGCTCGATAATCAACTTCACGCAGTTCTCAGCATCGGCCATGCTGAACAGTCCAACGTGCGAGTGGATGTGCCTCGTCGGGACACCGATGACGATGCTCGGACAGCCCGCATTCGCGATGTGGATCACCCCTGCGTCGGTGCCTCCTCTTGCGATCTGCGAGAGTTGGTAAGGTATCTTGCGCTTCGTTGCGGTCTTGATGACAAGGTCCACAAGTCCCTGGTTCGGGATCATCGAGCTGTCATAGGTCGTGACGGAGGGGCCCAACCCCATCTTAGTAGGGGCCTCGTTCGGCTCGATACCTGGAACATCTCCGGAGACGTCGACTTCAAGCGTGAGGCAGACATCAGGTTTCACAACGAAGGCTGTCGTGCGCGCGCCCCTAAGCCCAACTTCCTCCTGCGTCGTCGCGGCCCCGATCACCGTGTTCGGATGCTTGATATTCTTCTCTGCCAGCATCCTGACAACCTCCACCGCGGTCCATGCACCGATCCTGTCATCGAAGGCCTTTCCGATGGCGATGGTGTCAGATCCCTTCCTCTTGCCGTCTTTGAAGATCTTCTTATCCATTGTCGAGAAATGCGAATCCGGGATGACCGGGTTTCCGATCCTGACGCCCATGGCCTTCGCCTCGTCCTCGTTCGAAGCCCCGATGTCGATGAACATCTTCTCTTTCACGACGACCTTCGACCGCTCATCTGCCGGCATCAGGTGAGGCGGCTTCGCTGCGATTACACCGGGCAGGACGCTC
This window contains:
- the dcd gene encoding dCTP deaminase is translated as MAVLSDTDILAMLSDGDLKIEGYTEKNLTPNGYDVTIEEIWIPSIDKRFKDGTVRVPGDSWFVIGTKEYLVLPLTLVAEIWIRTTWVRKGILSSFGRIDAGFNGNLTFSAYNASKDEVEVPIGERFAQVVFEELRSPPKKSYKERSGNYHGQRGITLSPKKD
- a CDS encoding M42 family metallopeptidase, giving the protein MKFLEELTNSFGPSGFEREPARIVKKYVSRYSDKVYTDKLGTVMFSKRGTSDSPVVLLPGHVDEVGFIISSINKHGFLTFNPLGGWFDQVLLGQRVLVKTDKSVLPGVIAAKPPHLMPADERSKVVVKEKMFIDIGASNEDEAKAMGVRIGNPVIPDSHFSTMDKKIFKDGKRKGSDTIAIGKAFDDRIGAWTAVEVVRMLAEKNIKHPNTVIGAATTQEEVGLRGARTTAFVVKPDVCLTLEVDVSGDVPGIEPNEAPTKMGLGPSVTTYDSSMIPNQGLVDLVIKTATKRKIPYQLSQIARGGTDAGVIHIANAGCPSIVIGVPTRHIHSHVGLFSMADAENCVKLIIELIKVLDKKTVAAFTEV